A genomic window from Methylorubrum extorquens includes:
- a CDS encoding LrgB family protein, with product MTGEFALWVYLSRTPLLWLAVTLLAYAVADRLFQAAGRHPIANPVIHAIWMIGLVLTLTGTPYRAYFEGAQFVHFLLGPATVALAVPLYERRATVTRALLPMLAALLVGCVTAMTSALVFAKLAGIPYDVRLAMAPKSVTTGVAMGIVEALGGDPTLAAVLVMLTGMAGAVIVTPLMRTLRVEDMRARGFAAGLAAHGLGTARAFQVSEVAGTFAGIAMGLNAFLTAVLVPVAVSFLR from the coding sequence ATGACCGGCGAGTTCGCGCTCTGGGTCTATCTGAGCCGCACTCCGCTGCTGTGGCTCGCGGTGACGCTGCTGGCATACGCGGTGGCCGACCGCCTGTTCCAGGCGGCCGGGCGCCATCCGATCGCCAATCCGGTGATCCACGCGATCTGGATGATCGGCCTCGTGCTGACGCTGACCGGCACGCCCTACCGCGCCTATTTCGAGGGCGCGCAGTTCGTGCACTTCCTGCTCGGACCGGCCACGGTGGCCCTCGCCGTTCCGCTCTACGAGCGGCGGGCGACGGTGACCCGCGCGCTCCTGCCGATGCTCGCCGCCCTGTTGGTCGGCTGCGTCACGGCGATGACCTCGGCGCTGGTCTTCGCCAAGCTCGCCGGCATCCCCTACGACGTGCGCCTCGCCATGGCCCCGAAATCCGTGACCACGGGCGTCGCGATGGGCATCGTCGAGGCGCTCGGGGGCGACCCGACGCTCGCCGCCGTACTGGTGATGCTCACCGGCATGGCCGGCGCGGTGATCGTCACGCCGCTGATGCGGACCCTGCGCGTCGAGGACATGCGCGCCCGCGGCTTCGCAGCGGGGCTGGCCGCCCACGGCCTCGGCACCGCCCGCGCCTTTCAGGTCAGCGAGGTCGCCGGCACGTTTGCCGGCATCGCCATGGGGCTGAACGCATTCCTGACGGCGGTTCTGGTGCCGGTGGCGGTGAGTTTCTTGCGATAA